In one window of Cytophagaceae bacterium ABcell3 DNA:
- a CDS encoding IS5 family transposase, protein MQKTPKRRAPRCEYSSPSQLSIIGFETPFHNQLDPNNRWVLLSNKIPWDELVNLYNKRNPPKKTGRPALNPRVLIGVVIIKHILNLDDRETVAQITENMYLQYFLGYSSYIKEPPFDPSLFVDIRKRLGQELINAMNERIHEFYMEKAPKKVDKTTKGKNDPPSFASGQESNKGEAIFDATACPQDIIYPTDLGLLNKAREITQQIIDELHCKNTQGKKPRTYRKIARKTYLKVAQNKNPSRKVIRKGIKAQLQYLRRNFKTIEKQLDSFEVFPLCHRTQRSYWVIQTLYEQQLGMFKNRGHHVADRIVSIHQPHVRPIVRGKSRAKTEFGAKIHLSMVDGFSFLDTVSWEAFNEGSHLVDYVEKYRKRFGFYPAKVLADKIYCTRENRKWLKGKGIKLAAKPLGRPSAKAVENHVSPGERNPVEGKFGQAKNSYGMNRIRARLKNTSQTWIASIILVLNLVKLTRQALYFLSFSAWHKSIFNIIRGLKDVFERMTIKNRPGERSGPVFYIC, encoded by the coding sequence ATGCAGAAGACCCCTAAAAGGCGTGCACCACGCTGCGAATATTCAAGTCCCAGCCAGTTGTCAATTATTGGTTTCGAGACACCGTTTCATAATCAGCTTGACCCCAACAACCGGTGGGTTTTGCTCAGCAACAAAATTCCATGGGATGAACTTGTCAATCTCTACAACAAACGCAATCCTCCAAAAAAGACAGGGAGACCGGCGCTTAACCCTCGTGTGCTGATTGGAGTGGTGATCATCAAGCATATCCTCAACCTGGATGATCGTGAGACAGTTGCCCAGATTACCGAAAACATGTATCTGCAATACTTTCTGGGGTACAGTTCTTATATCAAGGAGCCTCCATTTGATCCATCTTTGTTTGTAGATATCAGAAAACGGTTGGGGCAGGAACTTATCAATGCGATGAATGAAAGGATCCATGAGTTTTACATGGAAAAAGCCCCAAAAAAAGTTGACAAAACTACGAAAGGAAAAAATGACCCTCCTTCCTTTGCCAGTGGGCAAGAGTCTAACAAAGGAGAGGCAATCTTTGACGCAACTGCCTGTCCTCAAGATATCATTTACCCAACCGATTTGGGGCTGCTGAACAAAGCAAGGGAAATCACCCAACAGATCATAGATGAGCTTCATTGTAAAAATACCCAGGGGAAGAAACCAAGGACTTACAGAAAAATAGCTCGTAAAACCTATCTGAAGGTGGCCCAGAACAAGAATCCATCAAGAAAAGTAATTCGCAAAGGGATAAAAGCCCAGCTCCAATACCTTAGAAGAAACTTCAAGACCATTGAAAAGCAGCTGGACAGCTTTGAGGTTTTTCCTTTGTGTCATCGTACACAGCGGTCATACTGGGTCATTCAGACACTTTATGAACAACAGCTTGGCATGTTTAAGAACCGGGGCCACCATGTAGCAGATCGGATTGTTAGTATCCATCAGCCTCATGTGCGACCTATTGTACGGGGAAAGTCACGAGCCAAAACTGAATTTGGAGCCAAGATCCACCTTAGCATGGTGGATGGTTTTTCCTTTCTGGACACTGTGTCCTGGGAGGCTTTTAACGAGGGCAGTCATCTTGTTGATTACGTTGAAAAATATCGGAAACGGTTTGGTTTTTATCCTGCCAAAGTACTGGCAGACAAAATTTACTGCACCCGTGAAAACCGGAAGTGGTTGAAGGGAAAAGGAATAAAACTGGCAGCCAAACCTTTGGGCAGGCCATCCGCAAAGGCAGTGGAAAACCACGTAAGTCCAGGAGAGAGGAATCCGGTTGAAGGAAAGTTTGGACAAGCAAAAAACAGCTATGGGATGAACCGTATCCGTGCCAGACTTAAGAATACCAGCCAAACGTGGATCGCCTCAATAATCCTGGTGCTCAACCTGGTCAAATTGACCAGGCAGGCACTCTATTTTCTGAGTTTTTCAGCATGGCATAAGTCAATTTTTAACATAATTCGGGGTCTGAAAGACGTATTTGAAAGGATGACAATAAAAAACCGGCCTGGCGAGCGCTCAGGGCCGGTTTTTTACATATGTTAA
- a CDS encoding glycosyltransferase family 4 protein: MKILQITNRIPYPLDDGGNIATYSVTKYLNRFGHEVTMASMNTKKHFQDPEVMSSVCDIRAMYWPAPITFLGMFLGLFKKMPYNVWRFMSKEFSGLLVKLLAEKKFDIIQLEGSYMLLYADLLKQHTAAPVILRSHNIEYQIWGRYADSEGNNLLKKFYLKHLSKQIKHFELQYLHKADGIIAITDQDAEFYRQAGYKKELTVISAGVDMDFVDVVGQKKPIPDSVCFLGSLEWMPNAQGLDWFIEHVWPVIRRFKPHAQLHIAGKNPPERYKNLKGNGIFFHGMVPDAADFVSTYQIVIVPLFSGGGMRLKIVEAMALGKCIVSTPVGAEGIDAAHDKQILLADNAKDFQKNILCLMEEPSRYNRVADNAVSLARSKYDWEILVRQFEKFYFKFK; encoded by the coding sequence GTGAAAATACTACAAATAACGAATAGAATTCCATATCCGCTCGATGATGGAGGGAACATTGCTACCTATAGCGTTACCAAATATTTAAACCGCTTTGGTCATGAGGTGACCATGGCTTCGATGAACACAAAGAAGCATTTTCAGGATCCTGAGGTGATGAGCAGTGTTTGCGATATCCGCGCCATGTATTGGCCAGCTCCTATTACTTTTTTGGGAATGTTTCTGGGACTATTTAAAAAGATGCCCTATAATGTGTGGCGTTTTATGTCCAAAGAATTTTCAGGCCTTCTGGTCAAATTGCTTGCTGAAAAGAAATTTGACATTATTCAATTGGAAGGTAGTTATATGCTCTTGTATGCAGATCTTTTAAAGCAACATACTGCCGCGCCTGTTATCCTCCGCTCTCATAATATTGAATATCAGATTTGGGGAAGGTATGCCGATTCGGAAGGAAACAATCTTCTGAAAAAGTTTTATTTAAAGCACCTCAGCAAGCAGATCAAGCACTTTGAATTGCAATATTTGCACAAAGCTGATGGAATTATAGCCATTACTGATCAAGATGCCGAGTTTTACCGGCAGGCAGGATACAAAAAGGAATTAACGGTAATAAGTGCCGGTGTGGATATGGATTTTGTGGATGTTGTGGGACAAAAAAAGCCTATTCCTGACTCCGTTTGTTTTTTGGGCAGTTTAGAATGGATGCCTAATGCACAAGGGCTTGATTGGTTTATTGAGCATGTTTGGCCGGTTATACGCAGGTTTAAACCGCATGCACAATTGCATATAGCTGGCAAGAACCCGCCTGAGCGGTACAAAAACTTAAAAGGAAATGGTATTTTCTTTCATGGAATGGTACCTGATGCCGCAGATTTTGTCAGTACATATCAAATAGTCATTGTACCTTTGTTTTCTGGGGGAGGTATGCGCCTCAAAATTGTAGAAGCCATGGCCTTAGGGAAATGCATTGTTTCTACCCCTGTAGGTGCTGAGGGTATCGATGCTGCGCATGACAAGCAAATCCTTTTGGCCGATAATGCAAAGGACTTTCAAAAAAACATTTTGTGCTTGATGGAAGAGCCAAGTAGATACAATAGGGTCGCTGATAACGCAGTTTCTCTGGCACGTTCAAAATATGATTGGGAAATACTTGTAAGGCAGTTCGAAAAATTTTATTTTAAGTTTAAATGA
- a CDS encoding glycosyltransferase, giving the protein MKILFALSRFPYPTDKGDKLRAYYQLKWLGQRHDLYLVCLAGEEPSREDLAHINSFCKKVVVVRKGLFRRVWDLVCGFFSLMPFQVHYFASPEMKRTISTLVNEEKIDICYVQLVRLLKNIPENLPVKYYLDYMDALSEGMRKRYLASSWYEKLPVWIEYRRLKKCEASVLDDFDRFSIISEPDAQVIAVKKALDVIPNGVNEAFFTDRKESKDFHLIFTGNMSYHPNVLACKFLVKEVLPLLAKGEVYVKVCLAGTNPSPEVKALQSEQVIVTGYVEDMVGYLCRSMIFVAPLFTGSGLQNKLLESMAVGLPVVTTPLANSALQANPGQQVVIAKDAQGFADSIIELLHNEEEREKIGLQGKAFIQKQYNWDDCNRKLENAFYNLLKQ; this is encoded by the coding sequence ATGAAGATTCTTTTTGCCTTATCCAGATTTCCATATCCAACTGATAAAGGGGATAAACTGAGGGCCTATTATCAGTTGAAGTGGCTCGGGCAGAGACATGATCTCTATTTAGTCTGTCTTGCTGGCGAGGAACCCTCTCGTGAAGACTTGGCGCATATAAATTCTTTTTGCAAAAAGGTTGTTGTAGTCCGTAAAGGGTTGTTTAGAAGAGTATGGGATCTGGTTTGCGGTTTTTTTAGCCTAATGCCTTTTCAGGTACACTATTTCGCTTCTCCTGAAATGAAAAGAACAATCTCAACACTTGTAAATGAGGAAAAGATCGATATTTGTTACGTGCAATTGGTCAGGTTGCTGAAAAATATTCCTGAAAATCTGCCAGTAAAGTATTATCTTGATTATATGGATGCTTTGTCTGAGGGCATGAGGAAAAGGTATCTGGCTTCCTCCTGGTACGAAAAGCTACCTGTATGGATAGAATACCGAAGGCTGAAAAAGTGTGAGGCGTCAGTATTAGATGATTTTGATCGGTTTAGCATTATTTCGGAGCCTGATGCTCAAGTGATAGCTGTCAAAAAAGCATTAGACGTGATACCAAACGGGGTCAATGAAGCCTTCTTTACTGACAGGAAGGAATCAAAAGATTTCCATTTGATATTTACGGGCAATATGAGCTATCATCCTAATGTGCTTGCTTGTAAATTTTTGGTTAAAGAAGTGCTGCCTTTATTGGCAAAGGGCGAGGTATATGTGAAGGTTTGTCTGGCAGGTACCAACCCATCCCCAGAAGTCAAAGCTTTACAAAGTGAGCAGGTGATAGTTACGGGGTATGTAGAGGATATGGTAGGTTATCTTTGCCGAAGTATGATATTTGTAGCACCTTTGTTTACAGGTTCTGGGCTTCAAAACAAACTGCTGGAGTCAATGGCTGTTGGCTTGCCTGTCGTTACCACTCCTTTGGCAAACAGTGCACTGCAAGCCAATCCCGGACAACAAGTCGTTATTGCTAAAGATGCTCAAGGCTTTGCAGATAGCATTATAGAACTTCTGCACAACGAAGAGGAAAGGGAAAAAATAGGCCTTCAAGGTAAAGCTTTTATACAAAAGCAATATAATTGGGACGATTGTAACAGAAAACTTGAAAATGCATTTTACAATCTACTGAAACAGTAA
- a CDS encoding FkbM family methyltransferase has translation MKNYFKYILQKILGFENYLFIFSLIKIKTLEFDRKENDFLYFLNMIPNHGIVLDIGANIGIMTVKLAKRLPHTKILAFEPVHHNLHALRKITAYYKLNNVKIFDYALGNEEGKVKMVMPVLSSVKMQGLSHVMHKSITEFNEGETFDVPIYKLDTFPELANNPEPISAIKLDVENFEYFVLKGGEKRIKKDRPIIYTELWKNKNRTDCINFAKSLNYSVKVFQNKTLVDFDEEKHQTQNFFFIP, from the coding sequence ATGAAAAATTACTTTAAATACATTTTACAGAAAATTCTCGGTTTTGAGAATTACCTTTTCATTTTCTCACTGATCAAAATCAAGACTTTGGAGTTTGACAGAAAGGAGAATGATTTTTTGTACTTCCTGAACATGATACCCAATCATGGCATTGTCCTGGATATAGGTGCAAATATAGGTATAATGACTGTAAAACTTGCCAAAAGATTGCCCCATACCAAAATCTTGGCCTTCGAACCAGTACATCATAACCTCCATGCATTGAGAAAAATCACAGCTTATTATAAGCTAAACAACGTCAAAATTTTTGACTATGCACTTGGCAATGAAGAAGGAAAAGTAAAAATGGTCATGCCTGTTTTAAGTTCAGTGAAAATGCAAGGGCTAAGCCATGTAATGCACAAGTCTATAACAGAGTTCAATGAAGGGGAAACTTTTGATGTCCCTATCTATAAGCTTGATACTTTTCCTGAATTGGCAAATAATCCAGAACCTATTTCCGCCATAAAGCTGGACGTGGAGAACTTCGAGTATTTTGTACTTAAAGGAGGGGAAAAAAGAATAAAAAAAGACCGTCCGATCATCTACACAGAACTGTGGAAAAATAAGAACAGGACTGACTGCATCAACTTTGCCAAAAGCCTAAACTATTCTGTAAAGGTTTTTCAAAATAAAACATTGGTGGACTTTGATGAAGAAAAACACCAAACCCAAAACTTTTTCTTTATTCCATAA
- a CDS encoding glycosyltransferase family 1 protein yields the protein MKIAVNTRLLLKGKLDGIGWFALETLRRITAAHPEHQFYFIFDRKYDKDFIFSKNVTPIVAYPQARHPFLYYIWFEFSVKRVLKAIGADVFVSPDGYLSLSSAIPSVAVIHDLNFEYYPKDLPLLDRAYYRYFFPKFAAHAQRIATVSEFSKSNLVDLYNVPADKVDVIYNGANTRYVPVSVQEQELTRAKYTDGNSYFLFIGSLHPRKNLVNLFQAFDLFKSTTDNSYKLLIVGRKMWWTGSIREAFENMIHREDVIFADYLPSEDLSKVIGSALALTYVSYFEGFGIPIIEGMYCDVPVITANVTAMPEIGGDAVLQVDPFSIESIAEGMRKIAQDPVFSKALVEKGRERRTLFTWDKTAARFWDSIEKVLNEGRGR from the coding sequence TTGAAGATAGCGGTTAATACACGATTGTTGCTTAAGGGTAAATTGGACGGTATAGGGTGGTTTGCACTGGAAACCTTGAGGAGGATAACTGCTGCTCACCCCGAGCATCAGTTTTACTTTATTTTCGACAGGAAATATGATAAGGACTTTATTTTTTCAAAAAATGTTACACCAATTGTAGCTTATCCCCAGGCAAGACATCCTTTCTTGTACTACATCTGGTTTGAATTTTCTGTAAAACGGGTGTTGAAGGCAATCGGTGCCGATGTATTTGTCTCACCTGATGGATATTTGTCGTTATCGTCTGCTATTCCCTCTGTAGCTGTTATCCATGATCTTAATTTTGAGTATTATCCCAAGGACTTGCCATTGCTGGACCGTGCGTATTACCGTTATTTTTTTCCGAAATTTGCCGCTCATGCACAGCGGATCGCTACGGTGTCTGAATTTAGCAAGTCTAACCTAGTTGACTTGTACAATGTCCCAGCGGACAAAGTTGATGTCATTTATAATGGTGCTAATACCCGTTATGTACCGGTTTCAGTCCAAGAGCAGGAGTTGACGCGCGCAAAGTATACCGATGGGAATTCTTATTTTTTGTTTATTGGCTCTTTGCATCCTCGAAAAAACCTTGTGAACTTGTTCCAGGCCTTTGACTTGTTTAAAAGTACCACGGATAATTCCTATAAACTTCTTATAGTGGGCAGGAAAATGTGGTGGACAGGCAGTATTAGGGAAGCTTTTGAAAATATGATCCATAGAGAAGATGTGATCTTTGCTGATTATTTGCCATCCGAAGATTTGAGCAAAGTGATCGGTTCTGCACTGGCTTTGACTTATGTTTCTTATTTTGAAGGTTTTGGTATTCCTATTATAGAAGGCATGTATTGCGATGTGCCAGTCATTACTGCCAATGTGACGGCCATGCCTGAAATTGGCGGCGATGCAGTACTGCAGGTAGATCCATTCTCTATCGAATCAATAGCAGAGGGCATGAGAAAAATTGCTCAAGACCCTGTTTTTAGCAAAGCTTTGGTTGAAAAAGGTAGGGAGAGACGCACTCTTTTTACATGGGACAAAACGGCTGCACGCTTTTGGGATTCTATAGAAAAAGTGCTAAATGAAGGGAGGGGTAGGTGA
- a CDS encoding porin family protein produces MKKAILAISIFLLMLFVIPNSYAQDAHSFGVKGGATVTTLSNMGKSSIKPGLQVGGFAKLGGGESIFFKAELLATQKGAWTLGRSEVNNFNLNYLDLALMFGIELYKGLSMNVGMQPSMLVRGTHRSSGAENGDTRSIGSEIARFDYSLLIGAEYFVNPDWFIGARYSHGFVPLQNRRGEFTINNNNQLLSNRVVQFYVGYVLK; encoded by the coding sequence ATGAAAAAAGCGATTTTGGCAATTAGCATTTTTTTATTGATGCTATTTGTTATACCTAATTCTTACGCTCAAGATGCCCATAGTTTTGGTGTTAAAGGTGGAGCAACCGTAACTACTTTGTCAAATATGGGGAAATCTAGTATTAAACCCGGTCTACAAGTAGGCGGTTTTGCTAAACTAGGGGGGGGCGAATCAATATTTTTTAAGGCAGAACTTCTTGCCACTCAGAAAGGTGCTTGGACTTTGGGTAGAAGCGAGGTGAACAACTTTAATTTAAACTATCTCGACTTGGCTTTAATGTTTGGGATAGAGCTATATAAAGGGCTATCCATGAACGTTGGTATGCAACCAAGTATGCTTGTGAGAGGTACCCATCGGTCTTCTGGGGCTGAAAATGGAGATACAAGATCTATCGGGAGCGAAATAGCAAGGTTTGATTACTCATTGTTGATTGGCGCCGAATATTTTGTTAACCCTGATTGGTTCATTGGGGCAAGGTATAGTCATGGCTTTGTGCCTCTCCAGAATCGTCGAGGAGAGTTTACTATCAATAATAACAATCAATTGTTGTCTAACAGGGTAGTTCAGTTTTATGTGGGCTATGTTTTAAAGTAA
- a CDS encoding DUF2490 domain-containing protein has protein sequence MGSYNTFRLTEKMFWRAEMHYRRGNHDDMPFVGRMSQIYNRHAIDYLVTPNFYMSLGGVLRLDFTPDPGNDEFEEVIHEPRIWHEYMWIIPYSRFQIYHRIRIEHRWSRSNRIDDGWIFRNRWRYKFFMKIPLNNKQLVPGTIYFNPDVEVILQTGRNVVGSHIEDLRIYPSLAYISSPRVTYSAGIMYTTGQRMGDPTLYRQRWVMRINAYVSLDFRKNHKRVPSIKLLD, from the coding sequence ATGGGATCATATAACACATTCCGTCTTACAGAAAAGATGTTTTGGCGTGCTGAAATGCACTACAGAAGGGGTAACCATGATGACATGCCTTTTGTAGGCAGAATGTCTCAGATATATAACAGACATGCGATAGATTACTTGGTTACGCCAAACTTTTACATGTCCTTAGGAGGTGTACTTAGATTGGACTTTACACCAGATCCTGGCAACGATGAGTTTGAAGAAGTAATACACGAACCAAGGATTTGGCATGAGTATATGTGGATTATACCTTACTCGCGCTTTCAAATTTACCACCGGATCAGGATAGAACACAGGTGGAGCAGGTCTAACCGAATTGATGATGGTTGGATATTCCGAAACCGTTGGCGTTATAAGTTTTTTATGAAAATACCGCTTAACAACAAGCAACTCGTTCCTGGCACCATTTACTTTAACCCAGATGTAGAAGTCATTTTACAAACGGGTAGAAATGTTGTAGGAAGCCACATTGAGGACTTAAGGATCTATCCTTCGTTGGCATATATCAGTAGCCCAAGAGTAACATACTCCGCAGGCATTATGTATACCACTGGCCAAAGGATGGGCGACCCGACGTTGTATAGACAAAGATGGGTCATGCGTATCAACGCCTATGTATCGCTTGACTTTAGAAAAAATCACAAAAGGGTTCCTTCTATAAAGTTGCTCGACTAA
- a CDS encoding bifunctional 3,4-dihydroxy-2-butanone-4-phosphate synthase/GTP cyclohydrolase II, giving the protein MLDTIEEAIEDIKKGKVIIVVDDEDRENEGDFICAAETVTPEIVNFMATHGRGLICAPLIDDRCEELGLELMVGRNTALHATPFTVSVDLLGHGCTTGISASDRAATIRALVDPETKPEELGRPGHIFPLRALKGGVLRRAGHTEASIDFARLAGFKPAGVLVEIMNEDGTMARLPDLKKVAKKFDLKIVSIKDLIEYRLRNESLIKSEIGVKMPTDWGNFDLVAYRQINTDDIHLALVKGSWDKNEPVLVRVHSSCITGDIFGSCRCDCGPQLHKAMEMVEKAGKGLVLYMNQEGRGIGLINKLKAYKLQEQGRDTVEANVDLGFKMDERDYGVGAQIIRDLGVTKIKLITNNPVKRAGLVGYGLEIVDTVALEIPPNEYNEKYLTTKRDKMGHHILKNILPKKS; this is encoded by the coding sequence ATGCTTGATACTATAGAAGAAGCCATAGAAGATATAAAGAAAGGTAAGGTCATTATAGTTGTAGATGACGAAGACCGTGAAAACGAAGGGGATTTTATATGTGCTGCCGAAACGGTGACTCCTGAGATTGTAAACTTTATGGCTACCCATGGAAGGGGACTTATTTGTGCGCCTTTAATTGACGACAGGTGCGAGGAACTTGGCCTGGAGTTGATGGTGGGGCGTAACACGGCCTTGCATGCTACTCCATTTACCGTATCGGTAGACTTGCTTGGACATGGATGTACTACAGGAATTTCCGCTTCAGATAGGGCAGCTACCATTAGGGCTTTGGTAGACCCAGAGACCAAACCTGAGGAGTTAGGCCGCCCAGGTCATATTTTCCCTTTGAGAGCGCTTAAAGGTGGAGTACTTAGGAGAGCTGGACATACCGAAGCCTCTATTGACTTTGCAAGGCTTGCAGGATTTAAGCCTGCCGGTGTGCTGGTCGAGATTATGAATGAAGATGGTACAATGGCCAGACTGCCAGACTTAAAGAAAGTAGCTAAGAAGTTTGACCTGAAAATTGTTTCTATTAAAGACCTGATCGAATACAGGTTGCGCAACGAAAGCCTTATAAAAAGCGAGATTGGGGTGAAGATGCCTACCGATTGGGGTAACTTTGACCTAGTGGCTTACAGGCAGATTAATACGGACGACATACATTTAGCCTTGGTTAAAGGCAGTTGGGACAAGAACGAACCTGTGCTTGTGCGGGTACACTCTTCTTGTATTACTGGTGATATCTTCGGCTCTTGCCGTTGTGACTGTGGCCCTCAGTTGCACAAAGCCATGGAAATGGTAGAAAAAGCTGGTAAAGGCTTGGTTCTTTATATGAACCAAGAGGGTAGGGGCATTGGCCTGATCAATAAGTTAAAAGCGTATAAGCTGCAGGAACAAGGAAGGGATACGGTAGAAGCTAACGTGGACCTAGGGTTTAAAATGGATGAAAGGGACTATGGTGTCGGTGCGCAAATTATCCGGGACTTAGGAGTAACTAAAATCAAGCTCATAACCAATAACCCTGTCAAACGTGCAGGACTGGTAGGCTATGGGCTGGAAATTGTGGATACTGTTGCCTTGGAAATACCTCCTAATGAGTATAACGAAAAGTACCTTACCACTAAAAGGGATAAAATGGGGCATCATATTTTGAAAAATATTTTGCCAAAGAAATCTTAA